The following coding sequences are from one Paenibacillus sp. JDR-2 window:
- a CDS encoding DNA polymerase III subunit alpha: MNNIDSSFVHLHVHSEYSLLDGAARIRDLVARAAEQGMKALALTDHGVMYGAIPFYRACLARGIKPIIGCEMYFTAGSRFEKGTRKDNPIYHLILLAKNETGYRNLMKLVSIGHLEGFHYKPRIDPEVLEAHSEGLVCLSSCLHGEISQHLLHDRREEALTAAMRYKRIFGDDFYLELQDHGMLDQKKVAAAMIELARETGIKLTATNDVHYLTPEDAAVQDVLICIGTGKSVDDTDRMKMGTDQLYMKSGEEMELLFRHVPEAIRHTAEIADKCSLELTFGRAALPVFRPVPGGMTSTAYLAELCRSGLASRYAGLPQWSEDPAYREQAEARLAYELSVIENMGFSDYFLIVWDFVRFAHEQGIRTGPGRGSSAGSLVAYVLRITDVDPLKYKLLFERFLNPERITMPDIDIDFNDERRDEVIAYVSAKYGDEHVAQIITFGTMAAKAAVRDVGRAMNVPFAEVDRAAKMIPNQLHITLEEALRISEGLREACQRQPRTDAMIKMALKVEGMPRHASTHAAGVVISGGPLTDYVPLQAGSERTALTQYSMEHLEAVGLLKMDFLGLRTLSIVERSLAWVKGLYGKEIDFRKVPDNDPDTYAMLGRGETMGIFQLESSGVRRVLKEMKPSEFEDIVSVLALYRPGPMEFIPNYIQGKHGLAPVKYPHPSLEPILSDTYGIIVYQEQIMQIASAMAGFSLGEADLLRRAVSKKKREVLDEQRAHFVKGSVSEGYTSEDANLVYDMIVRFADYGFPRAHAAAYGVLAFQTAWLKAHYPIPFMASMLASVTGNQRKTAEYVDECRRMGIEVLPPDVNESGVTFTPVEGAVRFGLAAIKNVGTQAIEAIEKERRERPFDSLLDLCRRVDLRVVNKRVLESLIQAGALESLPGHRAQQLAALEETVEAALKWRKEREELQIELFGFDEVQNWDVELPDIRPYSTGEQLELERELLGLYLSGHPLDAVEEQLEPLGLDRFIELGEAAEGAAAFIGARVVSLKPFTNKKGNAMGFIEIEDRVMRAEGVVFPAVWKRCGDRLVKGGLAIIHATVQHQDEDFKLIIEDVVPIQEGTATAEQLAEPVGRMRKHASSRASRPAGGINQPPAQTSPQSQAAGIRTAQASPAASAARKPQPARPAESSERAAPPAERKRQRVYIKIIASREHPDVLEQLKKLLADHHGQLDTVLFYEREQRSLALSETYRTKPSPQLFSAIEQLLGQGAVIVR; the protein is encoded by the coding sequence ATGAACAACATAGATTCCTCGTTTGTGCATTTGCACGTGCATAGCGAATACAGCTTGCTTGACGGCGCAGCCCGGATCCGCGATTTGGTGGCAAGGGCTGCCGAGCAAGGGATGAAGGCGCTTGCCCTTACCGATCACGGTGTCATGTACGGAGCTATTCCTTTTTATAGAGCATGCCTGGCACGGGGCATCAAGCCGATTATCGGCTGCGAGATGTATTTTACGGCGGGATCCCGTTTCGAGAAGGGAACGCGCAAGGACAATCCGATCTATCATTTAATTCTCCTAGCCAAAAACGAGACCGGCTACCGCAATCTGATGAAGCTGGTCTCGATTGGACATCTGGAAGGCTTTCACTATAAGCCTCGTATCGACCCGGAAGTACTGGAGGCTCATTCCGAAGGTCTGGTCTGCTTGAGTTCATGTCTCCATGGTGAAATCTCGCAGCATCTGCTTCATGACCGCCGGGAGGAAGCGCTGACGGCTGCAATGCGGTATAAGCGGATCTTCGGGGATGACTTTTATTTGGAGCTGCAGGATCACGGCATGCTCGATCAGAAAAAAGTAGCGGCTGCCATGATTGAATTAGCTCGGGAAACAGGCATCAAGCTTACGGCTACCAACGATGTTCATTATTTGACGCCGGAGGATGCCGCTGTTCAGGATGTTCTGATATGCATTGGAACAGGCAAGTCGGTAGATGATACGGACCGAATGAAGATGGGGACGGATCAGCTGTATATGAAAAGCGGAGAAGAGATGGAACTCTTGTTCCGCCACGTGCCTGAAGCGATACGCCATACTGCAGAAATCGCGGACAAGTGCTCGCTGGAGCTGACGTTTGGGCGTGCAGCGCTGCCCGTCTTCCGTCCGGTGCCGGGCGGCATGACTTCGACGGCGTATTTGGCCGAGCTGTGCAGGAGCGGACTTGCTTCCCGTTACGCGGGGCTGCCGCAATGGTCGGAGGATCCGGCATACCGGGAACAGGCGGAGGCAAGGCTCGCTTATGAGCTGTCCGTTATTGAAAATATGGGCTTCAGCGATTATTTCCTGATCGTATGGGATTTCGTCCGCTTTGCCCATGAGCAGGGCATCCGGACCGGTCCGGGACGGGGCTCGTCAGCGGGAAGCCTTGTTGCTTACGTGCTCCGGATAACCGACGTGGATCCGCTGAAGTACAAGCTGCTCTTCGAGCGGTTCCTGAATCCGGAACGGATTACGATGCCCGACATCGATATCGACTTTAATGACGAACGCCGCGATGAGGTTATCGCCTATGTTTCGGCCAAATACGGCGATGAGCATGTGGCCCAGATCATTACTTTTGGTACGATGGCCGCCAAAGCCGCTGTCAGGGACGTTGGGCGCGCAATGAATGTGCCGTTCGCGGAGGTCGACCGGGCGGCGAAGATGATTCCGAATCAGCTCCACATTACGCTCGAGGAAGCTCTTCGGATCAGCGAAGGCCTGCGCGAAGCTTGCCAACGGCAGCCGAGAACCGATGCCATGATCAAGATGGCGCTGAAGGTGGAGGGCATGCCGCGCCACGCTTCTACCCATGCGGCCGGTGTTGTTATCTCCGGCGGTCCGTTAACCGATTACGTCCCGCTGCAGGCGGGAAGCGAGCGGACAGCGCTCACGCAATATTCGATGGAGCATCTCGAGGCGGTTGGCCTTTTGAAAATGGACTTCCTCGGCCTGAGAACGTTATCCATCGTGGAGCGTTCGCTTGCTTGGGTGAAGGGCTTATACGGCAAGGAAATTGATTTCCGGAAAGTGCCGGATAATGATCCGGACACCTACGCGATGCTTGGGCGCGGCGAGACGATGGGGATTTTCCAGTTGGAGTCGTCAGGCGTCAGGCGTGTACTGAAGGAGATGAAGCCGAGCGAATTCGAAGACATCGTATCGGTGCTTGCCTTGTACCGTCCGGGTCCGATGGAATTTATTCCGAATTACATTCAAGGCAAGCATGGGCTTGCGCCGGTTAAATATCCGCATCCCTCTCTCGAGCCTATTCTATCGGATACGTATGGCATAATTGTCTACCAGGAGCAGATCATGCAGATTGCTTCTGCTATGGCCGGCTTCTCGCTTGGCGAAGCGGATTTGCTGCGCCGCGCCGTGTCGAAGAAGAAGCGGGAGGTGCTCGACGAGCAGCGCGCGCATTTCGTAAAAGGCAGCGTCAGCGAAGGTTATACAAGCGAGGATGCCAATCTGGTCTATGATATGATCGTCCGGTTTGCGGACTACGGCTTCCCGCGCGCCCATGCCGCAGCGTACGGCGTGCTTGCTTTTCAGACGGCGTGGCTGAAGGCTCATTATCCGATTCCGTTTATGGCGTCGATGCTTGCTTCCGTTACCGGCAATCAGCGCAAAACAGCCGAATACGTGGACGAATGCAGACGGATGGGCATTGAGGTGCTGCCTCCTGACGTGAACGAAAGCGGCGTTACGTTTACACCGGTGGAGGGGGCCGTTCGTTTTGGCCTTGCGGCTATTAAAAACGTCGGCACGCAAGCTATCGAGGCTATCGAGAAAGAGCGCCGGGAACGGCCTTTCGACAGCCTGCTTGACTTGTGCCGCCGGGTGGATCTGCGCGTTGTCAACAAGCGGGTGCTGGAATCGCTTATTCAAGCCGGAGCGCTTGAATCGCTGCCCGGTCACCGCGCGCAGCAGCTTGCCGCCCTCGAAGAAACCGTGGAAGCCGCGCTGAAGTGGCGCAAGGAACGCGAGGAGCTGCAGATCGAGCTGTTCGGCTTTGACGAAGTGCAGAACTGGGATGTCGAGCTGCCGGATATTAGGCCGTATTCGACGGGCGAGCAGCTGGAGTTGGAACGTGAACTGCTGGGATTGTACTTGTCCGGCCATCCGCTGGATGCCGTAGAGGAACAGCTTGAGCCGCTTGGCCTTGACCGGTTCATAGAGCTTGGGGAAGCAGCAGAAGGAGCAGCAGCTTTTATCGGAGCGAGAGTGGTTTCTCTTAAACCATTTACAAATAAAAAAGGAAATGCGATGGGCTTTATTGAAATAGAGGACAGGGTGATGCGTGCAGAGGGGGTTGTATTCCCGGCTGTATGGAAGCGCTGCGGGGATCGTCTTGTGAAAGGCGGGCTCGCGATTATTCACGCTACGGTTCAGCATCAGGACGAGGACTTTAAGCTGATCATCGAAGATGTTGTGCCGATTCAGGAAGGGACGGCAACCGCGGAGCAGCTGGCCGAGCCTGTGGGTCGGATGCGGAAGCATGCGAGCTCCCGTGCCTCGAGGCCGGCAGGCGGCATCAATCAGCCGCCCGCTCAGACTTCTCCCCAAAGCCAAGCGGCAGGAATTAGGACCGCTCAAGCTTCACCGGCGGCATCTGCAGCCCGGAAACCGCAGCCTGCAAGGCCGGCTGAGTCTTCCGAGCGCGCTGCTCCTCCTGCCGAAAGGAAACGTCAGCGCGTTTATATCAAGATTATCGCTTCGCGCGAGCATCCGGACGTGCTGGAGCAGCTGAAGAAGCTATTGGCCGACCATCACGGACAGCTGGATACGGTGTTGTTCTATGAGCGGGAGCAGCGCTCGCTTGCTCTAAGCGAAACGTACCGCACAAAGCCTTCTCCTCAATTATTCAGCGCCATTGAGCAGCTTCTTGGGCAAGGAGCGGTAATTGTCAGATAA
- a CDS encoding YtrH family sporulation protein has product MNVILSKAGLDFFIAFGVVVGGSMLAGLGSVFLLLPPTSMMLSTAANLKIWAIVAAVGGSIDPMRVIESNIAEGHLSPAVLQIAYIAIAFLGAHMGTELVKLVCKGAA; this is encoded by the coding sequence GTGAACGTCATTTTATCTAAGGCCGGGCTTGATTTTTTTATCGCCTTTGGCGTTGTTGTCGGAGGATCCATGCTGGCCGGACTCGGCTCCGTTTTTTTGCTGCTCCCCCCTACCTCCATGATGCTGAGCACGGCCGCGAATCTCAAAATATGGGCGATTGTCGCGGCCGTCGGAGGATCTATCGATCCGATGCGCGTTATCGAGAGTAATATCGCGGAAGGGCATTTATCACCGGCCGTCCTTCAGATTGCCTATATCGCCATTGCTTTTCTGGGCGCTCACATGGGAACGGAGTTAGTCAAGCTCGTTTGCAAAGGGGCGGCTTAA
- a CDS encoding YtpI family protein: protein MDSLLQWVFAPGIMITLALTVFFSFRSRRSTDARARGLHASRMNISMGFMLMFIAGVQLFLSGTSTARIVIGAIFLVIGFFNLFAGLRNHSIFRTMQQ from the coding sequence ATGGATTCACTCCTGCAATGGGTGTTTGCGCCGGGCATTATGATCACATTGGCGCTTACCGTCTTTTTCAGCTTTAGATCCCGCCGCTCGACGGACGCGCGCGCGCGCGGCCTTCATGCTTCGCGGATGAACATCAGCATGGGCTTCATGCTTATGTTTATCGCCGGCGTTCAGCTGTTTCTCTCCGGCACTTCGACGGCGCGTATCGTAATCGGAGCGATTTTCCTCGTTATCGGATTTTTCAATTTGTTTGCGGGGCTGCGCAACCATAGTATTTTTCGGACGATGCAGCAGTAG
- the rsgA gene encoding ribosome small subunit-dependent GTPase A translates to MKNTDTLQHHQQHLAYGWNTDWNNKMEQMPASARQLVPARVIAQHSHSYQIMTPDGEHTATVTGKYEFNAALKSDFPAVGDWVMAEKLPGETRSVIHILLPRQSAMIRKAAGSTVDDQVVGANMDYLFITNALNQDFNVRKMERYLIAAWESGASPVILLTKADLCDDPEFFAAQMESAAPGVPVHLISALQNQGKEQLLPYLQPGKTIAVTGSSGVGKSTLLNWLADENIMETQGIRETDARGRHTTTHRELFLLPSGALVMDTPGMRELQLWDAHDGLEQAFSDIEALAAGCRYRDCRHESDPGCAVLQAIEDGTLEAKRLHNYRKTAKELSHLARKENSLAKKAKKAAGSSSRKNDRRTNAGEWDYD, encoded by the coding sequence TTGAAAAATACCGATACCTTGCAGCACCACCAACAACATCTAGCCTACGGCTGGAATACCGATTGGAACAATAAAATGGAGCAAATGCCGGCAAGCGCGCGACAGCTGGTACCCGCGCGCGTGATCGCCCAGCATTCCCATTCTTATCAAATCATGACGCCGGACGGCGAGCACACCGCTACCGTTACCGGTAAATACGAATTTAATGCGGCGCTGAAAAGCGATTTCCCCGCCGTTGGCGACTGGGTCATGGCCGAAAAGCTGCCGGGCGAGACACGCTCGGTTATCCATATCCTTCTGCCGCGCCAAAGCGCAATGATCCGCAAAGCAGCCGGAAGTACGGTGGATGATCAGGTCGTTGGAGCGAATATGGATTATTTGTTTATTACAAACGCACTAAACCAGGATTTTAACGTCCGCAAAATGGAACGTTACCTGATTGCCGCATGGGAAAGCGGCGCTTCACCGGTTATTCTGCTGACCAAAGCCGATCTATGCGACGATCCCGAGTTTTTCGCCGCACAGATGGAAAGCGCCGCCCCAGGCGTACCGGTTCACTTGATTAGCGCCTTGCAAAACCAAGGCAAGGAACAGCTTCTCCCTTATTTGCAGCCGGGCAAAACCATTGCCGTCACAGGCTCGTCCGGTGTAGGCAAGTCTACTCTCCTGAACTGGCTCGCTGATGAAAACATCATGGAGACTCAGGGTATCCGTGAAACCGATGCTCGAGGCCGCCATACAACAACGCACCGGGAGCTGTTCCTTTTGCCAAGCGGAGCGCTTGTCATGGATACACCTGGCATGCGCGAGCTTCAGCTGTGGGATGCGCATGATGGATTGGAACAGGCTTTCTCCGATATTGAAGCTCTGGCTGCCGGATGCCGTTACCGGGATTGCCGTCATGAGTCAGACCCTGGCTGCGCGGTACTGCAAGCGATTGAAGACGGAACGCTCGAAGCGAAACGACTTCACAATTACAGGAAGACTGCCAAAGAGCTCTCCCATCTTGCGCGCAAAGAAAACAGCCTTGCCAAAAAAGCAAAAAAAGCAGCCGGTTCCTCCTCCCGCAAGAACGATCGCAGGACAAATGCCGGCGAATGGGACTACGATTAA
- a CDS encoding DRTGG domain-containing protein → MASVSGMDTSTKREQILQYIETLDIGEKISVRAIAKALGVSEGTAYKAIKEAEASGLVSTKERIGTVRIDRRRREALDQLTFGEVAEIVEGHIFGGTSGLDKSLHKFVIGAMELDAMLRYIDEGSLLIVGNRGGAHRCALEQGAGVLITGGFEPSEEVKALANENGLPIISSRHDTFTVASMINRAMYDRLIKRKIMLIEDLMTFSRPADVLRSGNTLLDFHKLSRETGNYRFPVIDDRGRVVGMMTSKDATGSSDDSPIDKLMTRHPITAAPNIAVTSAAHTMAAEGIDLLPIVDRHRKLLGVVTRQQLLDALRFAGKQQEIGETFDDLIWSGFEAEEVDGVPLYKGAITPQMSGSLGMVSEGILVTLMTLAGRQMIRDAGKRDYLIDGMTAFFVKPVQIDSQIKIVPRALEMSRKSTKLEIELIDQTGLAAKAMMTAQMIDSY, encoded by the coding sequence GTGGCATCCGTTTCCGGAATGGATACAAGCACGAAACGCGAACAAATTCTGCAATACATAGAGACGCTCGATATTGGCGAGAAAATTTCGGTAAGGGCAATCGCCAAAGCGCTTGGCGTTAGCGAAGGAACCGCTTATAAAGCGATTAAGGAAGCGGAGGCTTCCGGCCTTGTAAGCACGAAGGAAAGAATCGGGACGGTCCGCATTGACCGGAGAAGGCGCGAGGCGCTGGACCAGCTGACCTTCGGGGAAGTGGCGGAGATCGTCGAAGGGCATATATTCGGCGGTACTTCGGGCCTGGATAAGTCGCTGCACAAATTTGTTATCGGCGCAATGGAGCTGGATGCGATGCTACGCTACATCGATGAAGGCAGCCTGCTTATTGTAGGCAACCGGGGTGGCGCGCATCGCTGTGCCCTGGAACAGGGAGCTGGCGTTCTGATTACGGGCGGATTCGAGCCAAGCGAGGAAGTGAAGGCGCTGGCCAACGAGAACGGCCTTCCGATTATTTCGTCCCGGCATGATACGTTTACCGTAGCTTCGATGATTAACCGGGCGATGTATGACCGGTTGATCAAACGCAAGATTATGCTTATTGAAGATCTGATGACGTTCAGCAGACCGGCAGATGTGCTGCGGTCCGGCAATACGCTGCTCGACTTTCACAAGCTGAGCCGCGAGACCGGCAATTACCGGTTCCCGGTTATCGATGACCGGGGCAGGGTTGTTGGCATGATGACCTCAAAGGATGCAACCGGTTCATCGGATGATAGTCCTATCGACAAGCTGATGACCCGTCATCCGATCACGGCAGCGCCTAATATTGCGGTGACTTCAGCGGCGCATACGATGGCGGCGGAAGGGATTGACCTGCTGCCGATAGTTGATCGTCACCGAAAGCTGCTTGGGGTCGTAACCCGCCAGCAGCTTCTGGACGCTCTCCGTTTTGCCGGCAAGCAGCAGGAGATCGGAGAGACCTTCGACGATCTGATCTGGTCCGGCTTTGAAGCGGAGGAAGTGGATGGCGTTCCGCTTTACAAAGGAGCCATAACGCCTCAGATGTCCGGATCTCTTGGCATGGTGTCCGAAGGGATACTGGTCACCTTGATGACCTTGGCCGGACGTCAGATGATTCGCGACGCAGGCAAGCGGGACTATCTTATTGACGGAATGACCGCCTTCTTCGTTAAGCCGGTCCAGATCGACAGCCAAATTAAAATTGTTCCCCGCGCACTCGAAATGAGCCGCAAATCGACCAAGCTCGAGATCGAGCTAATTGATCAGACGGGGTTGGCGGCGAAGGCTATGATGACGGCTCAGATGATTGATTCGTATTAG
- a CDS encoding helix-turn-helix domain-containing protein, whose protein sequence is MNEISRNIGENIRAIRKQKGFSQEQLALRAEINGSYMGQVERGEKSPTVDVLSKIAHALQCPLEQLVHMPGTPHEDSTYAEKIASQLQGLSVKEQEAVYKFVKQLVQFKDID, encoded by the coding sequence GTGAACGAAATCAGCCGAAATATCGGTGAGAATATACGGGCAATACGCAAACAAAAGGGCTTCAGCCAAGAGCAGCTGGCTCTGCGGGCGGAAATCAACGGCTCCTATATGGGGCAGGTGGAACGCGGCGAGAAGAGTCCAACGGTCGATGTATTAAGCAAAATTGCCCACGCTCTCCAATGTCCGCTTGAGCAGCTGGTCCATATGCCCGGGACACCTCACGAGGACAGCACCTATGCGGAGAAAATCGCTTCTCAGCTTCAGGGTTTATCCGTCAAGGAACAAGAAGCTGTCTACAAATTCGTCAAGCAGCTTGTTCAGTTCAAAGATATCGATTAA